In a single window of the Blastopirellula retiformator genome:
- a CDS encoding AAA family ATPase, which produces MRRARIQKFQARMRQLRKDRREQQEVEQITAEIAKVQKEIDARRGVDFFTADQGIVRLDVGGGDEAKETHRTLSTAEMLAEKKPQEWLFPNLLTKNEPAVIVGPSKTLKSSLAVDLCAALATGGKFLGEFAAEKVFRVGFVGADNKQSQLTDLAVRWSAAREENPSLDNLQWFMAVEEPAAPEHLESLREWIEKFQLEVVVIDPLRLGSTNKRKQAEGIAALVACISKAGATPVLCVQTRKEMKPGKLDASILAGSLDFAQQWLLVNRREAFESGSGKHKLWLSIGGYAGQGGEWGVDIDEGCLSDQGGRRWNVSLREATEIEAAAKRQKEDVKFEKLESQLRRVLIDAGENGLCKYNIRSNSGMSGSKFGPTWDRMMTAGKIVEMPKDPHSTLKRYTLPPENEKNETERSSRRVRCADHEPAQQA; this is translated from the coding sequence ATGCGCCGAGCCCGAATTCAAAAGTTCCAAGCCCGGATGCGTCAGCTGCGGAAAGACCGCCGGGAGCAGCAAGAGGTCGAACAGATCACCGCCGAAATCGCGAAAGTGCAAAAAGAGATTGACGCACGGAGGGGAGTCGATTTTTTCACCGCCGATCAAGGTATCGTTCGCCTCGACGTTGGCGGCGGTGATGAGGCGAAAGAGACGCATCGCACGCTCTCGACTGCCGAAATGCTCGCCGAGAAAAAGCCGCAGGAGTGGCTCTTCCCGAATTTGCTCACCAAGAACGAACCGGCCGTGATCGTTGGGCCGAGCAAGACATTAAAGAGTTCGCTGGCGGTCGATCTCTGCGCGGCGCTCGCGACCGGCGGCAAGTTTTTGGGAGAGTTCGCCGCCGAGAAAGTGTTCCGCGTCGGTTTCGTCGGCGCCGACAACAAGCAGTCGCAACTCACCGACTTGGCGGTCCGGTGGAGCGCTGCCCGCGAGGAAAACCCGTCGCTCGACAACCTGCAGTGGTTCATGGCGGTCGAGGAGCCGGCAGCTCCGGAGCACCTCGAGAGCTTGCGAGAGTGGATCGAGAAGTTTCAGCTCGAAGTCGTCGTGATCGATCCGCTGCGTCTTGGCTCCACCAACAAACGCAAGCAGGCCGAAGGTATTGCTGCGCTCGTCGCATGCATTTCGAAAGCTGGCGCCACGCCGGTTCTCTGCGTGCAGACTCGCAAAGAAATGAAGCCCGGCAAGCTGGACGCGTCGATCTTGGCGGGCAGTCTCGACTTCGCCCAGCAGTGGTTATTGGTGAATCGCCGCGAAGCGTTTGAGTCGGGTAGCGGAAAGCACAAACTCTGGCTGTCGATCGGCGGCTACGCCGGGCAAGGTGGCGAGTGGGGCGTTGATATCGACGAAGGTTGTCTTTCCGACCAGGGCGGCCGCCGCTGGAATGTTTCCTTGCGCGAAGCGACCGAAATCGAAGCCGCCGCGAAGCGGCAGAAAGAAGACGTGAAATTCGAAAAGCTGGAATCCCAACTTCGCCGCGTCCTAATCGATGCTGGTGAAAACGGCCTCTGCAAATACAACATCCGCAGCAACAGCGGCATGAGCGGCAGCAAGTTCGGCCCGACCTGGGACCGGATGATGACGGCCGGGAAGATCGTCGAGATGCCGAAAGACCCCCATTCAACGCTCAAGCGATATACGTTGCCGCCGGAGAACGAAAAAAATGAAACGGAGCGGTCCAGTCGTAGGGTCCGCTGTGCGGACCACGAACCTGCTCAACAAGCATGA
- a CDS encoding class I SAM-dependent methyltransferase, whose translation MGIASDLKVLYHLAVKPVRGDSHAERLESFYGGQAEAYDDFRKRLLQGREEMYGALELPKDGVWVDMGGGTGSNLEYRGDAIPAMKSVYVVDLAGSLLQVCDERIKARGWDGVAKTVEADATKFTPEEGQADVVTFSYSLTMIPDWFAAIDNALRILKPGGLIGVVDFYVSRKYPHEGRTKHGWFNRNFWPVWFSSDNVHPSADHLPYLQRQFDTVKLEERRAKVPYLPLVRTPYYYFVGRKPA comes from the coding sequence ATGGGCATCGCCTCCGACCTCAAAGTTCTCTATCACCTGGCGGTCAAACCGGTCCGCGGCGACAGCCACGCCGAACGGCTCGAAAGCTTCTACGGCGGCCAGGCCGAAGCGTACGACGACTTTCGCAAACGCCTGTTGCAAGGTCGCGAAGAGATGTACGGCGCCCTCGAGCTGCCCAAGGATGGCGTCTGGGTCGATATGGGTGGCGGAACCGGATCAAACCTGGAATACCGCGGCGACGCCATCCCGGCAATGAAGAGCGTCTATGTGGTTGATCTCGCCGGCAGCCTGTTGCAGGTCTGCGACGAGCGGATCAAAGCCCGCGGCTGGGACGGAGTCGCCAAGACGGTCGAAGCCGACGCCACCAAGTTCACACCGGAAGAAGGCCAAGCCGACGTCGTCACCTTCTCCTACTCGCTGACGATGATCCCCGACTGGTTCGCCGCGATCGACAACGCCCTGCGAATCCTGAAGCCGGGCGGCCTGATCGGCGTCGTCGACTTCTACGTCAGCCGCAAGTACCCGCACGAAGGCCGCACCAAACACGGCTGGTTCAATCGCAACTTCTGGCCCGTCTGGTTCAGCTCCGACAACGTCCACCCCTCGGCCGACCACCTGCCCTATCTCCAGCGCCAGTTCGACACGGTCAAGCTCGAAGAACGCCGCGCCAAAGTCCCCTACCTCCCACTAGTCCGCACCCCGTACTACTACTTCGTCGGCCGCAAACCCGCGTAA
- a CDS encoding DUF3419 family protein: MALLNWVRGRVFNLVHQNNLVYNTCWEDPRLDRVALDLEPHHNVMVITSAGCNALDYALAGANHVYAVDMNPRQNALLDLKKAAIRELEYEDFFAMFGTGRLTNFRQVYEHKLRQALPEWSQSYWNRKIRYFRPRKNRSFYFRGTSGSFARAMNIYVDRVLRLRPLVLELLDAKSIDEQKELYEQIHTRLWTKSLKFAMSRDTTWSLVGVPRAQREYLEQHYENGIVDFVQENMRAVFAELPIHDNYFWRVYVTGEYTQSCCPEYLKPENFQRLKDDVIHRVSTHTDSVEHFLRKHDGTPIHRLVLLDHMDWLTGSLYPYLVSEWQAILDTSREHGARVLWRSGGMDTQFVNEVPVVVDGQKRQVGEMLQYNDEVADQLHPKDRVHTYGAFRIADLAA, encoded by the coding sequence ATGGCGCTCTTGAACTGGGTCCGGGGACGCGTTTTCAACCTGGTCCATCAAAATAACCTCGTTTACAACACCTGCTGGGAAGACCCGCGACTCGATCGCGTGGCCCTCGATCTCGAGCCGCACCACAACGTGATGGTCATCACGTCGGCTGGCTGCAACGCGCTCGATTACGCTCTGGCAGGCGCCAATCACGTTTACGCGGTCGACATGAACCCGCGTCAAAACGCCCTGCTCGACCTCAAAAAGGCGGCGATTCGCGAACTGGAGTACGAAGACTTCTTCGCCATGTTCGGCACCGGCCGCCTGACCAATTTCCGGCAGGTCTACGAACATAAGCTGCGGCAGGCGCTGCCCGAATGGTCGCAGTCGTACTGGAATCGCAAGATCCGCTACTTCCGCCCCCGCAAGAACCGCAGCTTCTACTTCCGCGGCACCAGCGGCTCGTTCGCTCGCGCGATGAACATCTACGTCGACCGGGTGCTGCGTCTCCGCCCGCTGGTCCTTGAGCTGCTCGACGCCAAGTCGATCGACGAACAAAAGGAACTGTACGAACAAATCCACACCCGCCTCTGGACCAAGTCGCTGAAGTTCGCCATGAGCCGCGACACCACCTGGTCGCTGGTCGGTGTGCCCCGCGCTCAGCGTGAATATCTCGAACAGCACTACGAAAACGGGATCGTCGATTTCGTCCAAGAGAACATGCGGGCAGTCTTCGCCGAACTGCCGATCCACGACAACTACTTCTGGCGGGTCTACGTCACCGGCGAATACACGCAATCCTGCTGCCCCGAGTACCTGAAGCCTGAGAACTTCCAGCGGCTCAAAGACGACGTCATCCATCGCGTCAGCACGCACACCGATTCGGTCGAGCACTTCCTCCGCAAGCATGACGGCACGCCGATTCATCGCCTGGTGTTGCTCGATCACATGGACTGGCTCACCGGTTCGCTCTATCCGTACCTCGTCTCCGAATGGCAGGCGATCCTGGATACCTCCCGGGAACATGGCGCCCGGGTCCTGTGGCGCAGCGGCGGCATGGATACCCAATTCGTCAACGAAGTGCCGGTCGTCGTCGATGGCCAAAAACGGCAAGTTGGCGAGATGCTGCAGTACAACGACGAAGTCGCCGACCAGCTGCACCCGAAAGATCGCGTCCACACCTACGGCGCCTTCCGCATCGCCGACCTGGCCGCCTAA
- a CDS encoding YbaN family protein encodes MATIKTTTKRRLRIHAAAPLSTPPRPPEKVHGLRRVIFVASAVLFLTLGVLGAILPVLPCTPFLLLASYFAARSSPWLNERILRNRLVGPILRDWNEHRGVRRHVKIKAMLLVGICVTATLAITQPQPLVMVMIAGVSTIGIVVVAKLPEVK; translated from the coding sequence ATGGCGACCATCAAGACGACGACCAAACGGCGACTGAGGATTCACGCGGCTGCTCCGCTCTCGACGCCGCCGCGGCCGCCGGAAAAGGTGCATGGACTGCGGCGCGTAATCTTTGTGGCGTCGGCGGTGTTGTTTCTGACTTTGGGCGTGTTGGGGGCGATCTTGCCGGTGTTGCCGTGTACTCCGTTTCTGTTGTTGGCAAGCTACTTCGCGGCCCGCAGTTCTCCCTGGCTGAACGAGCGAATCTTACGCAACCGCCTGGTCGGGCCGATCTTGCGCGACTGGAACGAGCACCGGGGCGTCCGCCGCCATGTGAAGATCAAGGCGATGCTGCTGGTCGGCATCTGCGTTACCGCCACGCTGGCGATCACCCAACCGCAGCCGCTGGTGATGGTGATGATCGCCGGGGTGTCGACGATCGGCATTGTCGTGGTGGCGAAGTTGCCGGAAGTGAAGTGA
- the cysN gene encoding sulfate adenylyltransferase subunit CysN codes for MSHQSDLIATDINAYLAQHERKELLRFITCGSVDDGKSTLIGKLLIEAKATYEDQLAAIERDSVVHGTVSGELDPALLMDGLKEEREQGITIDVAYRYFSTAKRKFIIADTPGHEQYTRNMATGASTADLAIILIDARHGVMTQTKRHSFITSLLGIKHIVVAINKMDLVDYSQEVFEQIKSDYVEFAAKMAADDVHFIPLSALMGDNLVAPSEKMPWYEGSTLMHLLENVYIGSDRNLQDFRFPVQLVNRPHLDFRGFCGTVASGAIRPGEEVMSLPSKKTSRVKSIVTMDGEIEEACPPLSVTITLEDEIDVSRGNMLVRPGNQPLVDDRFDAMVVWMDDDPMVPGKEYLVKHTAITTPGTISTLRYQIDVNTLHRQDAPTLRLNEIGRCEVRLNRPIAFDPYPKNRTTGAFIVIDRITNRTVAAGMIIDRQEKKVAHWDDEPSLSPTGEGIQSVTSKQREARFGQKPTTLLLTGLTGAGKTTIAYALERRLFDEGRACVVLDGQNLRSGVSKDLGFTAEERSENLRRGSEIASLMNSAGLICICAFTAPNEDVRQKAAEVVGAEQFLVVHLTAPIEVCRQRDDGGLYEKADSGEIANFPGVSYEFEAPANPDLVLPTDQLEVTESVDQIIALLKDRKII; via the coding sequence ATGTCGCACCAATCCGATCTGATCGCCACCGACATCAACGCCTATCTCGCCCAGCACGAGCGGAAAGAATTGCTCCGCTTCATCACGTGCGGCAGCGTCGACGACGGCAAAAGCACCCTGATCGGCAAACTGCTGATCGAGGCCAAAGCGACCTACGAAGATCAGCTGGCCGCCATCGAACGCGACTCGGTCGTCCATGGCACGGTTAGCGGCGAGTTGGACCCGGCCCTTTTGATGGACGGGCTCAAAGAAGAGCGCGAACAAGGGATCACGATCGACGTTGCGTATCGGTATTTCTCGACCGCCAAGCGTAAGTTCATCATCGCCGACACCCCCGGTCACGAACAATACACCCGCAACATGGCGACCGGCGCTTCGACCGCCGACCTGGCGATCATCTTGATCGACGCCCGCCATGGCGTGATGACGCAAACCAAACGGCACAGCTTCATCACGTCGCTGCTCGGCATCAAGCACATCGTCGTCGCGATCAACAAGATGGACCTGGTCGACTACAGCCAGGAAGTGTTCGAGCAGATCAAGTCGGACTATGTCGAGTTCGCCGCGAAGATGGCGGCCGACGACGTCCACTTCATTCCGCTGTCGGCCTTGATGGGAGACAACCTCGTCGCTCCCAGCGAAAAGATGCCGTGGTACGAGGGGAGCACGCTGATGCACCTCTTAGAGAACGTCTACATCGGCTCGGACCGCAACCTGCAGGACTTCCGCTTTCCGGTGCAGTTGGTCAATCGCCCTCACTTGGACTTCCGCGGCTTCTGCGGCACGGTCGCCTCCGGCGCCATTCGCCCCGGCGAAGAAGTAATGTCGCTGCCGTCGAAAAAGACGAGCCGCGTCAAGTCGATCGTCACGATGGATGGCGAAATCGAAGAAGCTTGCCCGCCGCTGTCGGTCACGATCACGCTGGAAGACGAAATCGACGTCAGCCGCGGCAACATGCTGGTTCGCCCCGGCAATCAGCCGCTGGTCGACGACCGCTTTGATGCGATGGTCGTCTGGATGGATGACGATCCGATGGTTCCCGGCAAAGAATACCTGGTCAAGCATACCGCGATCACCACGCCTGGCACGATTTCGACGCTGCGGTACCAGATCGACGTCAACACGCTGCATCGCCAAGACGCCCCAACCTTGCGATTGAACGAAATCGGCCGCTGCGAAGTTCGCCTAAACCGCCCGATCGCGTTTGATCCGTACCCGAAAAACCGGACTACCGGCGCCTTCATCGTGATCGACCGGATCACCAACCGCACCGTCGCCGCCGGCATGATCATCGATCGCCAAGAGAAGAAGGTCGCCCATTGGGATGACGAGCCTTCGCTGTCGCCGACCGGCGAAGGCATCCAGAGCGTCACTTCGAAGCAGCGTGAGGCCCGCTTCGGCCAAAAGCCGACCACCTTGCTGCTGACCGGTCTGACCGGCGCCGGCAAGACGACGATCGCCTACGCCTTGGAGCGCCGCCTGTTTGACGAAGGCCGCGCCTGCGTTGTGCTCGATGGGCAGAACCTCCGCAGCGGCGTCAGCAAAGACCTCGGCTTCACCGCCGAAGAACGTTCCGAAAACCTCCGCCGCGGCAGCGAAATCGCCAGCCTGATGAATAGCGCCGGTTTGATCTGCATCTGCGCCTTCACCGCTCCGAACGAAGACGTTCGCCAGAAAGCGGCCGAAGTGGTTGGCGCCGAACAATTCCTGGTCGTTCACCTGACCGCCCCGATCGAAGTCTGCCGCCAACGCGACGACGGCGGGCTCTACGAGAAAGCGGACTCCGGCGAAATCGCCAACTTCCCCGGCGTCAGCTACGAGTTCGAAGCTCCCGCCAATCCCGACCTGGTCCTGCCAACCGACCAGCTGGAAGTCACCGAATCGGTCGACCAGATCATCGCCCTACTGAAAGATCGCAAGATCATCTAA
- the cysD gene encoding sulfate adenylyltransferase subunit CysD: MSGYNITHLRQLEAESIHIIREVAAEFENPVMLYSIGKDSSVMVQLALKAFYPAKPPFPLMHVDTTWKFKEMIEFRESYAREELGLDLIVHINEEGRQVGIDPFEDSVKHTDLMKTASLKQALDKYKFDAAFGGARRDEEKSRAKERVFSFRDKNHRWDPKNQRPELWNLYNTKVNKGESIRVFPLSNWTELDVWQYIHLEQIPIVPLYYSAKRPVVWRNDMWIMIDDDRFVLQPGEKIEEKMVRFRTLGCYPLTGAVESEATTLPDIIQEMLLTTTSERQGRAIDKDQGASMEKKKIEGYF; this comes from the coding sequence ATGTCGGGCTACAACATCACTCACTTGCGTCAGTTGGAAGCGGAGAGCATTCACATCATTCGTGAAGTCGCCGCCGAGTTCGAAAATCCGGTCATGCTCTATTCGATCGGCAAAGACTCGTCGGTGATGGTGCAACTGGCGCTCAAGGCGTTCTATCCCGCCAAGCCCCCGTTCCCGCTGATGCACGTCGACACGACCTGGAAATTCAAAGAGATGATCGAGTTCCGCGAGTCGTACGCTCGCGAGGAACTCGGCCTCGACCTGATCGTCCACATCAACGAAGAAGGTCGCCAGGTCGGGATCGACCCGTTTGAAGACAGCGTCAAACATACCGACCTGATGAAGACCGCCTCGCTGAAGCAGGCGCTCGACAAGTACAAGTTTGACGCGGCGTTCGGCGGCGCTCGCCGCGACGAAGAAAAGTCGCGGGCCAAAGAGCGGGTCTTCTCGTTCCGCGACAAAAACCACCGCTGGGACCCCAAGAACCAACGTCCCGAGCTCTGGAACCTCTACAACACCAAGGTCAACAAAGGGGAAAGCATCCGCGTTTTCCCGCTGTCGAACTGGACCGAACTCGACGTCTGGCAATACATCCATCTCGAGCAGATCCCGATCGTCCCCCTTTACTACTCGGCCAAGCGGCCGGTCGTCTGGCGGAACGACATGTGGATCATGATCGACGACGACCGCTTTGTGCTGCAGCCAGGCGAAAAGATCGAAGAGAAGATGGTCCGCTTCCGCACGCTCGGTTGTTATCCGCTGACCGGCGCCGTCGAATCGGAAGCGACCACGCTGCCCGACATCATCCAAGAGATGTTGCTGACCACGACGTCGGAACGTCAGGGGCGCGCGATCGACAAGGATCAAGGCGCCTCGATGGAAAAGAAGAAGATCGAAGGTTACTTCTAA
- a CDS encoding CheR family methyltransferase: MTPQDIDAVCGLVYDLCGIALDNSKDYLIESRLAELMKREGCANYVEFAQHARSSLGDLKKEVINAITTRETLFFRDKSPFEALMHKAAPELVDEKSKHAYDRRIRIWSAACSTGQEPYSIAMTLMETLPDYRNWNISILATDISDDAIERASRGFYPPLETSRGLEPRYLGKYFSPQDGGHRIKDEVRALVSFEKVNLLQSFAHLGRFDIIFCRNAIIYFNPEDRKRTYLNLANQLTDNGYFFVGSSESLMDLGPRFQPQHHCRSVFYQPNRQLPDFILANKVAATKPTASAF, translated from the coding sequence ATGACGCCTCAAGACATCGACGCCGTCTGCGGCCTGGTCTACGACCTGTGCGGGATTGCGCTCGACAATTCGAAGGATTACCTGATCGAGAGTCGGCTGGCCGAACTCATGAAACGAGAAGGTTGCGCCAACTACGTCGAATTCGCGCAGCACGCTCGCAGTTCGCTGGGAGATTTGAAGAAGGAAGTCATCAACGCGATCACGACTCGCGAAACGCTCTTCTTTCGCGATAAATCGCCGTTTGAAGCGCTGATGCACAAAGCGGCTCCGGAACTGGTCGACGAAAAATCGAAACACGCCTACGATCGCCGCATCCGCATCTGGTCGGCCGCCTGCAGCACCGGACAAGAGCCGTACAGCATCGCGATGACGCTGATGGAAACGTTGCCCGACTATCGCAACTGGAACATCTCGATCCTGGCGACCGACATCTCGGACGACGCAATCGAGCGGGCCAGCCGCGGGTTTTATCCGCCGCTGGAAACGTCGCGCGGACTCGAACCGCGCTACCTGGGCAAGTACTTCTCGCCGCAAGACGGCGGGCACCGGATCAAAGACGAAGTTCGCGCGCTCGTCTCGTTCGAGAAAGTGAACCTGCTGCAGAGCTTCGCGCATCTCGGTCGCTTCGACATCATCTTCTGCCGCAACGCGATCATTTACTTCAATCCCGAAGACCGCAAGCGAACGTACCTGAACCTGGCGAATCAGCTGACCGACAATGGCTACTTCTTTGTCGGTTCGTCTGAATCGCTGATGGACCTGGGACCACGCTTCCAACCGCAACACCACTGCCGCTCGGTCTTCTACCAACCGAACCGCCAGCTCCCCGACTTCATCCTGGCGAACAAAGTAGCCGCGACGAAGCCCACGGCCAGCGCCTTCTAA
- a CDS encoding protein-glutamate methylesterase/protein-glutamine glutaminase: MSEEDRIRVLVVDDSALYRKLVRDILAQIPQIEVVGIAADGRIALEKIEYFQPDLITLDVEMPTIDGLGVLKDLKRFANPPGVIMLSAFTGAGAEATMAALQLGAFDFVLKPAGASVEQSTAMLTQTLGEKVSTYLRRVVHSPRPVPAGATAKAPAPPADEPAIPIHPASLASSRDLNFPLPIESVAIGISTGGPPALTSQLPNLPADFPVPVFVVQHMPPLFTKSLAEDLNRRCKLDVVEASNGMEVGPGTIYIAPGGHQMKVIRKGVKTHINVNEDPHERNCRPSVDYLFRSISRVYGGSTLGVIMTGMGDDGTIGCQLLKRLGANIIAQNEESSVVYGMPRSIVEANLVDLICPLNDVGREIVNCVKRSRG, translated from the coding sequence ATGAGCGAGGAAGATCGCATTCGCGTATTGGTTGTCGACGACTCCGCATTGTATCGCAAGTTGGTTCGCGACATCCTTGCGCAGATTCCGCAGATCGAAGTGGTCGGCATCGCCGCCGACGGTCGCATTGCGCTTGAGAAGATCGAGTACTTTCAACCCGATCTGATCACGCTCGACGTCGAAATGCCGACAATCGACGGACTGGGCGTGCTGAAAGATCTGAAACGTTTCGCCAACCCGCCTGGCGTGATCATGCTGAGCGCCTTTACCGGCGCCGGCGCCGAAGCCACCATGGCCGCTCTGCAGTTGGGAGCGTTTGACTTCGTTCTGAAGCCGGCCGGCGCTAGCGTCGAACAAAGTACGGCGATGCTGACCCAAACGTTAGGTGAAAAGGTGTCGACCTATTTGCGGCGGGTCGTTCATTCGCCGCGGCCGGTCCCCGCCGGCGCGACCGCCAAAGCGCCCGCTCCACCGGCGGATGAGCCCGCTATACCAATCCATCCCGCGTCGCTGGCGTCGTCACGCGACCTGAATTTCCCCCTACCGATCGAATCGGTCGCCATCGGGATCTCGACCGGCGGCCCGCCTGCGTTAACTTCGCAGTTGCCGAACCTGCCGGCCGATTTTCCGGTCCCCGTGTTCGTCGTCCAGCATATGCCGCCGCTGTTCACCAAGTCGCTGGCCGAAGATCTCAATCGTCGTTGCAAGTTAGACGTGGTCGAAGCGAGCAACGGCATGGAGGTTGGTCCCGGTACGATCTATATCGCCCCCGGCGGCCATCAGATGAAAGTCATCCGTAAGGGAGTGAAGACTCACATCAACGTCAACGAGGATCCGCACGAACGAAACTGCCGACCTTCGGTCGACTATCTGTTTCGCTCGATCTCGCGGGTCTACGGCGGGTCGACGCTGGGGGTCATCATGACCGGCATGGGAGACGACGGCACCATCGGTTGCCAATTGCTCAAGCGTCTGGGCGCCAACATTATCGCTCAAAATGAAGAAAGCTCGGTCGTCTACGGCATGCCCCGCAGCATTGTCGAAGCGAATCTAGTCGATTTGATATGTCCACTTAATGACGTTGGACGGGAAATCGTCAATTGCGTCAAACGGAGTAGGGGATAG
- a CDS encoding chemotaxis protein CheW, whose protein sequence is MSGNEKKSVISGEQQFVTFYLGELLMAIPIAHVQEINRQLDCTPVPQAPPYVCGVVNLRGEVVTVVEPRHILHLPDGEHTRESRNLIINSHGESVGIIVDKVSDILTLTDEDLTPPPANLKGIEGRFFVGVHQRDEDVVVLLHIDEMLNETSEYAAMA, encoded by the coding sequence ATGTCTGGCAATGAGAAGAAAAGCGTCATTTCGGGCGAGCAACAGTTCGTCACCTTTTACCTGGGCGAATTGCTGATGGCGATTCCGATCGCACACGTCCAAGAGATCAATCGTCAGTTGGACTGTACGCCGGTTCCGCAGGCTCCTCCCTACGTCTGCGGCGTCGTCAATCTGCGTGGTGAGGTCGTCACGGTGGTCGAACCGCGACACATCCTGCATCTGCCAGACGGCGAGCATACCCGCGAGAGCCGCAACCTGATTATCAATTCGCATGGCGAATCGGTCGGGATCATCGTCGACAAGGTGTCGGACATCCTGACGCTGACCGACGAAGACCTGACGCCGCCGCCGGCGAACCTGAAAGGGATCGAAGGTCGCTTCTTCGTCGGCGTGCATCAACGTGACGAAGATGTCGTCGTGCTGCTGCACATCGACGAAATGTTGAACGAAACGAGCGAATACGCGGCCATGGCATAG